The Streptococcus downei MFe28 DNA window AATAAAGAGGTCAATTTTAGGAAAAGTAACTCCCCGCTCTAAAATTGTTGTTGAGACCAAAATGTCTAGCTGACCGTCATGGAAATCCTGAACAAGTTCCTGCCGTTCAGGAGAGGTGCTAGAGACAAAGGCGATTCTTTCCTGGGGCAGAACTTTTTGTAGAAGCTGAGTGAATTCTTTTCCCTCAGCAATAGTTGGATAAAAAAGCAAGAGAGGATAGCCACTTGTCCTTTGCTGACGAATATCCTTAAGAAGTCTAATTGGAAGAAATCCTTTTTTCATCTTTTCCTCCAAGTCGCCCAGCCAGACGAATTTCGGCACAACAAGAGGATAGGCATGGAAACGCCTGGCTAAATCCAGCTTTCGCAATTGGCCCTTTTTAACCTGCTTTTCTAAGTTATCCGTTGATGTCGCTGTCAGGAAAATTTTTGAGCCCCCTGGCTTAAGGGCATTAGCGACGGCATGATAAAGGCTTTGATCATCAACAAAAGGGAATGCATCAACTTCATCAATAATGATTAAATCAAAGGCCCGATAAAATTTAAAGAGCTGATGGACCGTTGAAATAACCAGGGGAGAGCGTTGGTAGGGCTCTGAGTTGGCATATAAAAGGGATATTGGACAAGTAAAATCCCTCTTTAAGCGTTGGTATAATTCTCGGCACACGTCAATTCTCGGACTGACTAGGGCAATAGCATCCCCTTTATCCAGGCAAGTCGCTAGAGCTCCGTATATCATTTCAGTTTTTCCAGAACCGGTTACGGCATGAACTAAGATATTCTCTCTGGCCTTGACGGCCTCAATAAGCTGTTCAGAAATCTCTCTTTGAAAGGGAGTCAACTCGCCCTGCCAGGCAAGATAGTTTGCTTTTTTAAAAGACCTTTGCGCAAAGAAGTAAATCTTATCGTTTGTGGTTAAACGGCCAAAGGCAAGGCAGTTGCGACAATAATAAGAGCCATCTGGCAGGTTCCAATCTAGTGACAGTTGACTATTACAGCGCTGGCAATAATATTTTCCCGATTTTTTTATAGTCGCAGGAATTGCTGAGGCTTTTTCACTTAGATCAGCAGGTAACTGGTCAGGGGTGAATTGACGGCCATAGTAATTTTCTATTTTTTCCATTTACTTATCTATTCGCAGAAGAAATGAATTATGATAAAATTTTCTTATGAATTATAGAACCATTGGTAAAGATACTAGCTTTGAAGAAGACATCAAAAAATCCCGCTTCATCTGTCAGCTCAAACGAGTCGAAACAGAAGAGGAAGCTAGACATTTTATCGCAACTATCAAAAAAGAGCACCATAAGGCCAACCACTCCTGTTCTGCTATGATTATTGGCCAGGATTCTCAGATCAAGCGTTCTAGTGACGATGGCGAACCTAGCGGGACGGCTGGGGTGCCTATGCTGACGATTTTGGAGAAACAAGGATTAACCAATATTCTTGCCGTCGTTACTCGTTATTTTGGGGGCATTAAACTGGGAGCAGGTGGACTCATTCGTGCCTATTCTGGCGTGGTCGCCCACACTATTGAGAAAGGGAGTCTGGTCGAGGTCAAAGAACAAGAAGGTATTCTACTGGAATTGACCTACCCCCAATATCAGACCCTAGCCAATTTCTTAGCTGATCAGGGTCTGCAAGAACAGGACACCGAATTTTCCGACAAGGTTCGCACGACGATTTATGTTGACCCCCATCAGGTAGACAAGTGCCTTTCAGATCTGATAGAATTTTACCAAGGAAAGGTCAAGGGTCAAAAGGCTGGCAGTCAAATTGTTGAGGTCCCCTTAAATTAATAAGGATATAAACCGATAATAATTCCCTATCGCTTGATAGGGAATTTATATTTTACAGATACCACCTTGGCGACTATACTAATAACAATTCTATAATCATTGAGAGGTAAAGTTATGACAAAAATCTATGATAATGTTACGGAATTGATTGGCAAAACGCCCATTGTCAAGTTGTATAAAAGTGTCCCTGAAGGTGCTGCTGATGTTTATGTTAAATTAGAGTCCTTCAACCCTGGTTCTTCTGTCAAAGACCGAATTGCCTTGGCCATGATTGAAGATGCCGAACAAAAAGGGCTCTTAAAGCCAGGCGGTATCATTGTTGAACCAACCAGCGGAAATACCGGTATCGGTTTAGCCTGGGTCGGGGCTGCCAAGGGATACAAGGTTATCATCACTATGCCTGAAACCATGAGTGTCGAACGTCGCAAGATTATTCAGGCCTATGGTGCTCAGCTGGTTCTGACACCTGGTAGCGAAGGGATGAAGGGGGCCATTCAGAAGGCCAAGGATTTGGCTGCCGAAATCGGCGGTTGGGTTCCTTTGCAATTTAACAACCCGGCTAACCCTGCTATCCATGAATCTACTACTGGGGCGGAAATTATTGACGCCTTCGGTCCAAAAGGATTAGATGCCTTTGTTGCTGGTGTCGGCACAGGCGGCACTCTCTCTGGGGTTTCCCACGCCCTTAAAAAAGTTAATCCAGAGGTTAAAATCTACGCTGTTGAAGCAGATGAGTCTGCCATTCTTTCAGGTGATAAGCCAGGACCCCATAAGATTCAAGGAATCTCTGCCGGCTTTATTCCTGATACCTTGGATACCAAATCCTACGATGGAATCGTTCGGGTCAAGTCCGATGATGCTATCGCAACAGGCCGTGTCATTGGTGGCCAAGAAGGTTTCTTGCCGGGCATCTCTTCATCTGCAGCCATCTATGCAGCCATTCAAGTTGCAAAAGAATTAGGAGCTGGTAAAAAAGTTCTGGCCCTCTTACCTGATAACGGAGAACGCTACTTATCCACCAATCTCTATGATTTCGAAAGCTAAGCTTGCTTAGCCATTCGAATAATACGAAGATGTAATTTCGAAAGGGTTTTGGTGACTTTCTCGAAAGACATAAATTGAAGAAGCTAGAGGATGAGACAGACAGTCATGAGGAGTTCCTCCTCCCCCCACAAAAATGCCTAATCTTGGAAGATTACGTATAAAACTAGTTGCCGTTCAAAAAATAGAGAGTCACTGCCTTAGCAAAGCAAAAACTGCGTCAAAGCCACTTAGCTCAACCTCGTTGAAGATTGACTCCTTTCGCTAAGTGATATAGAAAATGCCTCAAGTTCGCTTGGGGCATTTTTGATTTTCTATTTTATTTTTCTCAAGATCCAGAAGTCACCTTTTCATAGAAATCTATCTTGTTTGCATCAATTGCTGGATTGATTTTCAACGAATTTCATGGTCACAGGACCTAAAAAAGCCAAAAAAGGAGCTGGGCAAAAACTCAAAATCTCACTAATTTTCTCGGATTTTAAAAATAAGAAATCGCATGAAATCAGCGTTTTTAAACGGAAGATTTCATGCGATTTTGTTAATTCAGGACTTTTTGCCCAGCCCCTTTTTACTTATTTTAGATAATCTAAGCCCTCTTGAATCCAAGTGTCCATATTATCTGCTAGGGGTTTAAAGCCAATCTTATAGCGGCTATTAGAGAAGCGATGGCGGTGAGAAAAGTGGTGTCTCTCCTCTTCCAGGGTCCGCATAGATAGGCTGGCTTTTTGGCTAAATTCATCATAATCAAGAACCTGAACAAGAACTTCCTGATCCAATTTAAGAGTATCAAAGATATTTTCAATATAGCCAGTCTTAATTTCTGAGATATGGATTAAACCCGTTGTCCCATTTTCAAGGGCAACAAAGGCACCGTAAGGCTTAACACCGGTGATAACCCCCTTATATTTTTCCCCAATTTTCATCAGTCTTCAACCTCAATTGTTTCGATAGAGACGTCTTCAAGTGGCTTATCTTGGGCTCCTGTTTCGACCGCAGCAATTTTATCCAGAACCTCAAAAGATTCCTGGTCAGCCAATTGGCCAAAGACCGTATGACGACGGTCCAAATGAGGCGTTCCGCCTGCTACATAGGCATCAGCAATCGCTTCAGGCCAACCTCCTCGTTTCAACTCCTTGGCTGAGTAGGGGAAATTCTTATTTTGAACAATGAAGAACTGACTACCATTGGTATTGGGACCAGCATTAGCCATGGAAAGAGCACCACGCAGATTGTAGAGCTCTTCAGAGAATTCATCTTCAAACTTTTGGCCATAGATGGACTCGCCACCCATGCCGGTACCAGTTGGGTCTCCTCCTTGAATCATAAAATCAGGAATAATCCGGTGGAAGATGACACCATCATAGTAGCCATCCTTAGCTAAGGCAATAAAATTAGCCACGGTTTTAGGTGCCTGCTCAGGGAAGAGCTTCACCCTCAAGTTTCCTTGATTCGTTTTAATAGTGGCGGTGGGCCCGTCATGCTTTTCTAAATCTAATTGTGGGAAGTGTAATTCTTTTTCAACCAAACCTAATTCCTCCAAGGCATATAAAATACCATCTTCTTCTACTGTTTTTGTAACAAAGTCTGCTTTTTCCTTGAGTTCGGGAACGGCATTCCCCATGGCAATCTTGAGGCCAACATAGTCAAACATTTCTAGGTCATTGGGGCCATCCCCAAAGAAGAGCACATTCTCTGGTTGCAGATGCAAATAATCAAGTAACTTTGAGACCCCTAAAGCCTTAGAAGTATCCTTAAGCACCACATCAAAGGAATGGTCGTGCCAGCGAACCAAGCGTAATTGCTCAGCTAAATCGGCTGGTAATTCCAAATCCTCCAAAGTATCTTCAAAGGTCCACATTTGGTAAATGTCGTGGTTCTTATCAAAATCTGGATTGACTTTTAAATCGGAATAAACAATATCAATGGCATCACTGACAACATCGTTGCGACAAGATAAGACAGCCTCATGGCGACCTGCTAGTCCATAATAAATCCCGATTTCATCCGCCCAAGCCTTAAAGGAGCGGACTAAGTCAGCAGGAATAGGATGTTGAAAAATAATCTTCTTATCCTTATCCTTGACATAAGCCCCATTCAATTTGACACAGTAATCGGCATTTAAATCCTGAACCTCTTGGGGGACACCGTAACGAGCCCGACCGGAGGCGATACCCGTGATAATCCCTTTTTTCTTTAGTTCCTTAAAAACCTTTTTAATGGATTCCGGCATGTAACCTGTATCCTTGACACGAAGGGTATCATCAATATCAAAGAAGACCGCCTTAATTTTTTTCGCCTTATACTTTGTTTTTGCGTCCATACAATCACTCCTATTTGTAACTACCATTATAGCAAAAACTCTCCAAAAGTAGGGCAGGAACTTCATCAAGTTAGAAAGGTTTAGCCCCAGTCAATCTTTCTCAAAAAATAAAAGGAGCTCCCTTGAAAAAGCCTCAAGTTTAGAGCAAATCTAAGAAGTCAATCTCGTCTTCAAATATTTGCTAGCATTTTTTCGTGTGAAAGAAGAAAAAAGTGGCCAATAATAGACTCTTGACCACTCATCATTATCACTCGGATGCCATCATTGAGAAATAGCACTGTCTGGATAGAATGTCTACCACTCAGCCTAAAGAACTTTGGTTAGCGAAGGTAAAAAACAGAGAAATCTACTTTTTTAGATGCTATCCTTACCTTGACAAGCCTGCCAATCTGCTGCGAAGTCAGCAACAGCCTTGTCAATTGAAGGCATGGCAAAGGCTGCCTCGAAAACGTCAGGTCCAGCTGTTACGGCTTGTGCCCCTTGAGCCAAAGCATTAGTCACTTGCGCAACGTTTTTGAAACTAGCTGCCAAAATCTTACTGGACGAACCCATTCGTTCAATCGCTTGAGCTAATTCCTTAATCACCTGTCCAGAATCGATGGACAGATTTTCCATGCGATTATAGTAGGGTGCCAAATAATCAGCCCCTGCAGAAATAGCCAACAGGCCCTGCATGGTAGTGTAAATGGCTGTCGCTGTAATATTATAACCTTGAGTCTTTAAGGTTTTAATGGCTGCCAAACCATCTGGAGTCACTGGAATTTTAATATAGATCTGCTCGTCTGTCTCTTGACGAATCTTCTGAGCATCCCTTAAAATCCCTTGATAATCTTTAGCAACGACCTGGACATGGAGACTGGCATCCAAACCGATAATTCGTCTGACCTCTTTCAGCCGTTGGAAGAAATCAATTTTTCCTTCTTTTTTGGCAATACTGGGATTTGAGGTAACACCAGCCAAGGGTAAAATTTCCTGCCATTTTTTTATAGCCTCTAAGTTCAAACTATCTAATAAAAATTCCATATCTTCCTCCTAAATAGAATGTTCCGTGCGGGCAATAATATCATCTTGGGTTGCCTTAGAAAGGTCATTGAAGAAGGCTGAATAGCCTGCCACTCGAACAATCAAGTCGCGGTGTTTTTCTGGATGCTTTTGCGCATCAATTAGGGTTTCTTTCGAAACGACATTGTATTGAATATGGTAGCCATGTAGACGATTGAAAAAGGTTCGGAGAAGGGCAATAAGTTTTTGCTTATCCTCTTCCTTGGCCAGGGTTTGCGGGTTGACCTTTTGGTTGAGCAGAACGCCACCAACAATCTCTTGAGTTGGCAATTTAGAAACAGACTTCAAGACAGAAGTTGGCCCCTTCTTATCCATATTATGAGATGGTGAACAACCTTCTGCCAACGGTGTACCAGCATGACGACCATCTGGGGTAGCTAGGGTCCCACGACCTTGACCGACATTAGCTGAAATAGATGAGGTTCCTGAATAACGAATACCTCCGATTGGTCCACGACCATAGCGGGTGTTAGGGTATTTAGCAATTTCATCAACGTAGACGTCATAGCATTCACAAACTAGGCTATCAGCGTAGTCATCATCATTGCCGTATTTTGGAGCATCGTTGATGAGCATTTGACGAATTTCCTCACCACGTTCACCTGCATAATCACTCTGCAAGGCTTCCCATAATTCATCAGTTGCGAGTCGTTTTTCTTCGAAGACTAATTTCTTAAGCGCAGCTAGGGAGTCAGAAAGTTTAGCAATGCCAACTTGCAAGCCAGAAATGTAATCGTAAACTGCTCCGCCTTCTTTCAAATGTTTACCACGACCAATACAATCATCTGTTAAGGCTGAACACAGAATGTCTGGCACTTCACGTTCAAGACTGAGGTCAATAGCGTTTTCCACAATGACACTCATGCGAGTGAGATAGCGAAGGTTTTTATCCCAGGCTTCTTTGAGCTCAGCATAAGTCTTCATATCCCTGAAATGACCGTAACCTGGCGTGAAGCGTTTGCCTGACGTTGGGTCAATCCCATCATTCATGGTGATGAGTAAGATTTTAGGGAAATTGATATAACTCATACCCGTGCAACGATAACCCCATTTTCCAGGTACTGCCGTTTCTACACAACCGATGGCAGAGTAGTCGTAAGCATCTTCTTCAGCTACCCCTTTATTGATGAAAGATGGGATGATAACTTCATCGTTATTGAAGGCTGGCATTCCAAAGCCAAGTTTCATCACTTCAATGGCCTCATTCATAAAGTCTGGGTTAAGCCCAGCATGGTAACGAACCGTTAAGTTTGGTTGTGGCAAGTGGGTTTGAGCTACTGATTTCAGGACTAAGAATGACAAGGGATTGACCGCATCCTTCTTATCGCGTGTCTGACCGCCAATCGTCACATTTTGATAAAGAGGGCTACCAGCTGATGAGAAGGTGTGAGCCTGACTGCGAACTTTATTAATTGTCAGAGTCTTAATCCAGAGGTTGGTCAAGCGCTCAACAATGGAATCCTCAGTTTCACGCCCTGCTTCCAAATCCGCCTTTACATAAGGGTACATGTATTGGTCAAAACGTCCGTAAGATAGGGAATGGCCGTTTGATTCTATTTGAAGAATACATTGGATGAACCAAACTGATTGAACAGCTTCGGCGAAAGTCCTAACTGGATAATAAGGAACCCGTTCACAGATTTCAGCAATTTCCAAAAGCTCCTTACGACGTTTGGCAGTAGCTGTTTCAGCCATTTCTTTGGCTAATGCAACGAAGCGATCGGCATAAGTTTTAACCGCATCTATTGTAATCAAAATAGAATCATAGAAATGGTACTTATCAATACTTGCTGGATCCGTCAGATCAAGATTGGCCTTAGCTTGTCTCGTGCGTTCTTCAAAACCTACAAGCCCCAGCTCCAACACTTTCTGATAATTTACTGCTAGGTGGGCATCGCCAGAATTCATCTTACCT harbors:
- a CDS encoding S1 RNA-binding domain-containing protein produces the protein MKIGEKYKGVITGVKPYGAFVALENGTTGLIHISEIKTGYIENIFDTLKLDQEVLVQVLDYDEFSQKASLSMRTLEEERHHFSHRHRFSNSRYKIGFKPLADNMDTWIQEGLDYLK
- a CDS encoding fructose-6-phosphate aldolase; this encodes MEFLLDSLNLEAIKKWQEILPLAGVTSNPSIAKKEGKIDFFQRLKEVRRIIGLDASLHVQVVAKDYQGILRDAQKIRQETDEQIYIKIPVTPDGLAAIKTLKTQGYNITATAIYTTMQGLLAISAGADYLAPYYNRMENLSIDSGQVIKELAQAIERMGSSSKILAASFKNVAQVTNALAQGAQAVTAGPDVFEAAFAMPSIDKAVADFAADWQACQGKDSI
- a CDS encoding DEAD/DEAH box helicase, producing the protein MEKIENYYGRQFTPDQLPADLSEKASAIPATIKKSGKYYCQRCNSQLSLDWNLPDGSYYCRNCLAFGRLTTNDKIYFFAQRSFKKANYLAWQGELTPFQREISEQLIEAVKARENILVHAVTGSGKTEMIYGALATCLDKGDAIALVSPRIDVCRELYQRLKRDFTCPISLLYANSEPYQRSPLVISTVHQLFKFYRAFDLIIIDEVDAFPFVDDQSLYHAVANALKPGGSKIFLTATSTDNLEKQVKKGQLRKLDLARRFHAYPLVVPKFVWLGDLEEKMKKGFLPIRLLKDIRQQRTSGYPLLLFYPTIAEGKEFTQLLQKVLPQERIAFVSSTSPERQELVQDFHDGQLDILVSTTILERGVTFPKIDLFILKANHKLYTKSALIQISGRVGRSSQRPTGLLRFYHAGVTRSMRRALLDIKEMNKKGGFS
- a CDS encoding YigZ family protein, whose amino-acid sequence is MNYRTIGKDTSFEEDIKKSRFICQLKRVETEEEARHFIATIKKEHHKANHSCSAMIIGQDSQIKRSSDDGEPSGTAGVPMLTILEKQGLTNILAVVTRYFGGIKLGAGGLIRAYSGVVAHTIEKGSLVEVKEQEGILLELTYPQYQTLANFLADQGLQEQDTEFSDKVRTTIYVDPHQVDKCLSDLIEFYQGKVKGQKAGSQIVEVPLN
- a CDS encoding bifunctional Cof-type HAD-IIB family hydrolase/peptidylprolyl isomerase translates to MDAKTKYKAKKIKAVFFDIDDTLRVKDTGYMPESIKKVFKELKKKGIITGIASGRARYGVPQEVQDLNADYCVKLNGAYVKDKDKKIIFQHPIPADLVRSFKAWADEIGIYYGLAGRHEAVLSCRNDVVSDAIDIVYSDLKVNPDFDKNHDIYQMWTFEDTLEDLELPADLAEQLRLVRWHDHSFDVVLKDTSKALGVSKLLDYLHLQPENVLFFGDGPNDLEMFDYVGLKIAMGNAVPELKEKADFVTKTVEEDGILYALEELGLVEKELHFPQLDLEKHDGPTATIKTNQGNLRVKLFPEQAPKTVANFIALAKDGYYDGVIFHRIIPDFMIQGGDPTGTGMGGESIYGQKFEDEFSEELYNLRGALSMANAGPNTNGSQFFIVQNKNFPYSAKELKRGGWPEAIADAYVAGGTPHLDRRHTVFGQLADQESFEVLDKIAAVETGAQDKPLEDVSIETIEVED
- the cysK gene encoding cysteine synthase A codes for the protein MTKIYDNVTELIGKTPIVKLYKSVPEGAADVYVKLESFNPGSSVKDRIALAMIEDAEQKGLLKPGGIIVEPTSGNTGIGLAWVGAAKGYKVIITMPETMSVERRKIIQAYGAQLVLTPGSEGMKGAIQKAKDLAAEIGGWVPLQFNNPANPAIHESTTGAEIIDAFGPKGLDAFVAGVGTGGTLSGVSHALKKVNPEVKIYAVEADESAILSGDKPGPHKIQGISAGFIPDTLDTKSYDGIVRVKSDDAIATGRVIGGQEGFLPGISSSAAIYAAIQVAKELGAGKKVLALLPDNGERYLSTNLYDFES